The Burkholderiales bacterium genome includes a window with the following:
- the queF gene encoding NADPH-dependent 7-cyano-7-deazaguanine reductase QueF, whose product MGASPLARPTPQPGRYDPELLFPVDRADARAAIGLAPPLPFVGHDAWTAWELTWLDAHGRPQAAVARFEVPAASPRIVESKSMKLFLASLHDERFESREQVVAAIGRDLGRATGAEVRVTLALPPAYGGLAREPMDGASIDQAPLVSVPDAPDASRLATTPWDGDETLFTSLFRSVCPVTGQPDYAAVSLRYRGPRIERGSLLAYLVGYRHHPGFHEHCVERIFVDVAAACRPSKLAVEARFTRRGGIDINPFRSSEATWRARSAPDVRQ is encoded by the coding sequence TTGGGTGCCTCGCCGCTCGCCCGTCCGACGCCGCAGCCCGGACGCTACGACCCGGAGTTGCTGTTCCCGGTCGATCGTGCCGACGCGCGCGCCGCGATCGGGCTCGCGCCGCCGTTGCCGTTCGTCGGCCACGACGCGTGGACCGCGTGGGAACTCACCTGGCTCGACGCGCACGGCCGCCCGCAGGCGGCGGTGGCGCGTTTCGAGGTTCCCGCCGCGTCGCCGCGCATCGTCGAGTCGAAGTCGATGAAGCTCTTCCTCGCGTCGCTGCACGACGAACGCTTCGAGTCGCGGGAACAGGTCGTCGCGGCGATCGGACGCGACCTCGGGCGCGCGACGGGCGCGGAGGTGCGTGTGACGCTCGCGCTGCCGCCGGCCTATGGCGGGCTCGCCCGCGAACCGATGGATGGGGCGTCGATCGACCAGGCGCCGCTCGTCTCGGTGCCCGACGCGCCGGACGCCTCGCGCCTCGCGACCACGCCGTGGGACGGCGACGAGACGCTCTTCACCTCGCTGTTCCGTTCGGTCTGCCCGGTCACCGGCCAGCCCGACTACGCGGCCGTGAGCCTGCGCTACCGCGGCCCGCGCATCGAGCGCGGCTCGCTCCTCGCCTACCTCGTCGGCTACCGGCACCACCCCGGTTTCCACGAGCATTGCGTCGAGCGCATCTTCGTCGACGTCGCGGCCGCGTGCCGTCCGAGCAAGCTCGCCGTCGAGGCGCGCTTCACCCGTCGCGGCGGGATCGACATCAATCCGTTCCGTTCGAGCGAGGCGACCTGGCGCGCGCGCTCGGCGCCCGACGTGCGCCAATAG
- a CDS encoding ATP phosphoribosyltransferase — MSLTIALSKGRILDETLPLLALAGIVPAEDPDVSRKLVLPTNRSGVSLMVVRATDVPTYVQWGAADVGIAGKDVLLEHGGDGLYQPVDLGVARCRMSVATRRGYDWAGNVQRGARIRVATKYVTIAREHFASKGMHVDLIKLYGSMELAPISGLADAIVDLVSSGNTLRANDLVEVETVMPITARLVVNPAALKLKRDVVKPLVDAIAAAVPARAEAAA, encoded by the coding sequence ATGTCGCTCACGATCGCCCTGTCGAAAGGACGCATCCTCGACGAAACGCTGCCGCTCCTCGCGCTGGCGGGGATCGTGCCGGCCGAGGATCCGGACGTCTCGCGCAAGCTCGTGCTGCCGACGAACCGGAGCGGCGTGTCGCTGATGGTCGTGCGGGCCACCGACGTGCCGACCTACGTGCAGTGGGGCGCCGCCGACGTGGGCATCGCGGGCAAGGACGTGCTGCTCGAGCACGGCGGCGACGGGCTCTACCAGCCGGTGGATCTCGGCGTCGCGCGCTGCCGGATGTCGGTGGCCACGCGCCGCGGCTACGACTGGGCCGGCAACGTGCAGCGCGGCGCGAGGATCCGCGTCGCGACCAAGTACGTGACGATCGCCCGCGAGCACTTCGCCTCGAAGGGCATGCACGTCGACCTGATCAAGCTCTACGGGTCGATGGAACTCGCGCCGATCTCGGGGCTCGCCGACGCGATCGTCGACCTCGTGTCGAGCGGCAACACGCTCAGGGCCAACGATCTCGTCGAGGTCGAGACGGTCATGCCGATCACCGCGCGGCTCGTCGTGAACCCGGCCGCGCTCAAGCTGAAGCGCGACGTCGTCAAGCCGCTCGTCGACGCGATCGCGGCGGCCGTGCCCGCGCGCGCGGAGGCGGCGGCGTGA
- the hisD gene encoding histidinol dehydrogenase — MTVVFRRLSTVSAEFDAELGRLIAFEAGQDPDIDDAVARIVDEVRRHGDDALLELSRKHDRLELPSAAAFEISADEMRRAYELLPDGQRDALAAAAARIRAFHEAQRAHGGGFEVVEPDGTVLGQRVTPLDRVGIYVPGGKAAYPSSVLMNAIPAQVAGVREIVMVVPTPGGVRNALVLAAAHLAGVTRAFTVGGAQAIAALAYGTETIPAVDKICGPGNAYVAAAKRRVFGAVGIDMVAGVSEILVIADASANPDWVAIDLFSQAEHDEMAQAILLTPDDALLDAVDAAMHRALASMPRAAVIEASFAKRGALVKVRDLAEACEVANRIAAEHLELAVADPDALLPRIRHAGAIFVGHHACEALGDYCAGPNHVLPTGRTARFSSPLGVHDFQKRSSVLRISAAGARTLAPIAATLAHGEGLTAHARSAEARLAAAAGRREPAAT, encoded by the coding sequence GTGACCGTCGTGTTTCGCCGGCTGTCGACCGTCTCGGCCGAGTTCGACGCCGAACTCGGGCGGCTGATCGCGTTCGAGGCGGGCCAGGACCCGGACATCGACGACGCGGTCGCGCGCATCGTCGACGAGGTGCGCCGGCACGGCGACGACGCCCTCCTCGAACTCTCCCGCAAGCATGACCGGCTCGAGTTGCCCTCGGCGGCGGCGTTCGAGATCTCGGCCGACGAGATGCGCCGCGCGTACGAACTCCTGCCCGACGGCCAGCGCGACGCGCTCGCGGCCGCCGCGGCGCGCATCCGCGCGTTCCACGAGGCGCAGAGGGCGCACGGCGGCGGCTTCGAGGTCGTCGAACCCGACGGCACCGTGCTCGGCCAGCGCGTCACGCCGCTCGACCGCGTCGGCATCTACGTGCCGGGCGGCAAGGCGGCGTACCCGTCGTCGGTGCTGATGAACGCGATCCCGGCGCAGGTCGCCGGCGTGCGCGAGATCGTGATGGTGGTTCCGACACCGGGCGGCGTGCGCAACGCGCTGGTGCTGGCTGCGGCGCACCTCGCGGGTGTGACGCGCGCGTTCACGGTCGGCGGCGCGCAGGCGATCGCCGCGCTCGCGTACGGCACCGAGACGATCCCCGCGGTCGACAAGATCTGCGGGCCGGGGAACGCCTACGTCGCGGCGGCCAAGCGCCGGGTGTTCGGCGCGGTCGGCATCGACATGGTGGCCGGCGTCTCCGAGATCCTGGTGATCGCGGACGCGTCGGCGAATCCGGACTGGGTCGCCATCGACCTCTTCTCGCAGGCCGAGCACGACGAGATGGCGCAGGCGATCCTGCTCACCCCCGACGACGCGCTGCTCGACGCGGTGGACGCGGCGATGCACCGCGCGCTCGCGTCGATGCCCCGGGCCGCCGTCATCGAGGCGTCGTTCGCGAAGCGCGGCGCGCTGGTGAAGGTTCGCGACCTCGCGGAAGCCTGCGAGGTCGCGAACCGCATCGCGGCCGAGCACCTCGAACTCGCGGTGGCCGACCCCGACGCGCTCCTGCCGCGCATCCGGCACGCCGGCGCGATCTTCGTCGGCCACCACGCCTGCGAGGCGCTCGGCGACTACTGCGCCGGACCCAACCACGTGCTGCCGACCGGCCGCACCGCGCGCTTCTCGTCGCCGCTCGGCGTCCACGATTTCCAGAAGCGCTCGAGCGTGCTGCGCATCTCCGCGGCCGGCGCGCGCACGCTCGCGCCGATCGCCGCGACGCTCGCGCACGGCGAGGGCCTCACCGCGCACGCACGCTCGGCGGAAGCCCGGCTCGCCGCCGCGGCAGGGCGGCGGGAACCGGCCGCGACATGA
- a CDS encoding histidinol-phosphate transaminase, translating to MSGPAPVRAVEASAVEARVAATIRGEILATTSYATAKPAGMIELHANENPFPLPASLRGELAAVLAEAAVNRYPEGAGEGVKRALAAALPIPHGAEMVLGNGSDELIQVITAAVARPGAAILAPDPTFVMYRIYAAQSAVRYVSVPLRADFTLDDEAFAAAIGRERPALVWLASPNNPTGRALPRASIERILGAAPGLVVVDEAYADFAGTSFLPRVLDFPNLVVLRTLSKIGLAGARLGYAVGHPAWIAELDKVRSPYNVNALTQAAVPVVLAAADVLAAQVAKIVAERARLAAALAAVPGAEVTQSDANFLLVRVPDADAMATRLRAAGILVKNLHGGHPLTANCLRITVGTPAENDALVRAMTPP from the coding sequence ATGAGCGGCCCGGCGCCCGTTCGCGCGGTCGAGGCGTCGGCGGTCGAGGCCCGCGTGGCCGCGACCATTCGAGGGGAGATCCTCGCGACGACGAGCTACGCGACCGCGAAGCCCGCGGGCATGATCGAGCTCCACGCGAACGAGAATCCCTTTCCGCTGCCCGCGTCGCTGCGCGGCGAACTCGCCGCCGTGCTGGCGGAGGCGGCGGTGAACCGCTATCCCGAAGGCGCGGGTGAAGGCGTGAAGCGCGCGCTCGCCGCCGCGCTGCCGATCCCGCACGGCGCGGAGATGGTGCTGGGCAACGGTTCCGACGAACTGATCCAGGTGATCACCGCGGCGGTGGCGCGCCCGGGCGCCGCGATCCTCGCGCCCGATCCGACCTTCGTCATGTACCGGATCTACGCCGCGCAATCGGCGGTGCGCTACGTGTCGGTGCCGCTGCGCGCGGATTTCACGCTCGACGACGAAGCGTTCGCCGCGGCGATCGGACGCGAACGTCCCGCGCTCGTGTGGCTCGCGAGCCCGAACAACCCGACCGGGCGCGCGCTGCCGCGCGCCTCGATCGAGCGCATCCTCGGCGCCGCGCCCGGCCTCGTGGTCGTCGACGAGGCCTACGCCGACTTCGCCGGGACCTCCTTCCTGCCGCGCGTGCTCGACTTCCCCAACCTGGTCGTGCTGCGGACGCTCTCCAAGATCGGGCTCGCCGGCGCGCGCCTGGGCTACGCGGTCGGGCATCCGGCCTGGATCGCGGAACTCGACAAGGTGCGATCGCCCTACAACGTGAACGCGCTGACGCAGGCCGCGGTCCCGGTGGTGCTCGCTGCCGCCGACGTGCTCGCGGCCCAGGTGGCGAAGATCGTCGCTGAACGCGCGCGCCTCGCTGCCGCGCTCGCCGCCGTCCCCGGCGCGGAGGTGACGCAGAGCGACGCGAACTTCCTGCTGGTGCGCGTGCCCGATGCGGACGCCATGGCGACGCGATTGCGCGCCGCCGGCATCCTGGTGAAGAATCTGCACGGCGGGCATCCGCTGACCGCGAACTGCCTGCGGATCACCGTCGGCACGCCCGCCGAGAACGATGCGCTGGTTCGCGCGATGACCCCGCCATGA
- the hisB gene encoding imidazoleglycerol-phosphate dehydratase HisB produces MNAPPPARTARVERHTRETRIVVELGLDGTGRSDLASGIPFLDHMLDQVARHGMVDLTVRAEGDLEIDAHHTVEDIGIVLGQALAKAVGDKTGLARYGHAYVPLDEALSRVVIDLSGRPGLEFHVAFTRARVGTFDVDLTHEFFQGFANHAFATLHVDNLRGANAHHQCETVFKAFGRALRMAVARDPRAAGAIPSTKGAL; encoded by the coding sequence ATGAACGCCCCGCCTCCTGCCCGCACCGCCCGCGTCGAGCGCCACACGCGCGAGACCCGGATCGTCGTCGAACTCGGCCTCGACGGCACCGGGCGCTCCGACCTCGCGTCGGGGATCCCGTTCCTCGACCACATGCTCGACCAGGTGGCCCGCCACGGTATGGTCGACCTGACCGTCCGAGCCGAGGGCGATCTCGAAATCGACGCGCACCACACGGTCGAGGACATCGGCATCGTGCTCGGGCAGGCGCTCGCGAAGGCCGTCGGCGACAAGACCGGGCTCGCGCGCTACGGCCACGCCTACGTGCCGCTCGACGAGGCGCTCTCGCGCGTCGTGATCGACCTGTCGGGGCGGCCGGGCCTCGAGTTCCACGTCGCCTTCACGCGCGCGCGCGTCGGGACCTTCGACGTCGATCTCACGCACGAATTCTTCCAGGGATTCGCCAACCACGCGTTCGCGACGCTGCACGTCGACAACCTGCGCGGCGCGAACGCCCATCACCAGTGCGAGACGGTGTTCAAGGCGTTCGGGCGCGCGCTGCGCATGGCGGTCGCCCGCGATCCGCGCGCGGCGGGGGCCATTCCCTCGACCAAGGGAGCGCTTTGA
- the hisH gene encoding imidazole glycerol phosphate synthase subunit HisH, with translation MIAVIDYGMGNLRSVAKALRHVAPASEVVVTGDAAVVRRAERVVLPGQAAMPDCMRCLDASGLREVVIEVARDRPFLGVCLGLQMLFDASEEGPTACLGILAGQVVRFRDDAMALPDGERLKVPHMGWSRVHQARAHPLWERIADDERFYFAHSYHPVPGDRSVVAATTDYPAPFTCAVARANIFATQFHPEKSHRAGLQLLANFVAWNGRA, from the coding sequence ATGATCGCGGTCATCGACTACGGCATGGGCAACCTTCGCTCGGTGGCGAAGGCGCTGCGGCATGTCGCGCCGGCGAGCGAGGTCGTCGTGACGGGCGACGCAGCGGTCGTGCGGCGCGCGGAGCGCGTCGTGCTGCCGGGGCAGGCGGCGATGCCGGATTGCATGCGCTGCCTGGATGCGTCCGGGCTGCGCGAAGTCGTGATCGAGGTCGCGCGCGACCGGCCGTTCCTCGGCGTCTGCCTCGGGCTGCAGATGCTGTTCGACGCGAGCGAGGAAGGGCCGACGGCGTGCCTGGGGATCCTGGCCGGACAGGTCGTGCGTTTCCGCGACGACGCGATGGCGCTTCCGGACGGCGAGCGCCTGAAGGTCCCGCACATGGGCTGGAGCCGCGTGCACCAGGCGCGTGCGCACCCGCTCTGGGAGCGCATCGCCGACGACGAGCGCTTCTACTTCGCGCACAGCTACCATCCGGTCCCGGGGGACCGGAGCGTGGTCGCGGCCACCACCGACTATCCCGCGCCGTTTACTTGCGCGGTGGCACGGGCTAATATCTTCGCGACCCAGTTCCATCCGGAGAAGAGCCACCGCGCCGGTCTGCAGTTGCTCGCCAACTTCGTCGCCTGGAACGGACGCGCCTGA
- the hisA gene encoding 1-(5-phosphoribosyl)-5-[(5-phosphoribosylamino)methylideneamino]imidazole-4-carboxamide isomerase, translating to MLIIPAIDIKDGHCVRLKQGDMQAVTVFSEDPAAMAQHWLERGAERLHIVDLNGAVAGRPKNELAIREIVSVVGEEIPVQLGGGIRDLDTIERYLDDGITYVVIGTAAVKNPGFLHDACYAFPGHIIVGLDARDGKVATDGWSKMTGHDVIDLARKFEDYGVEAVVYTDIGRDGMLTGINVEATVRLAKAIKVPVIASGGLSSLDNVRTLMKHEADGIVGAIAGRAIYEGTLDFAQAVEAGRQKSVDS from the coding sequence ATGCTGATCATTCCCGCCATCGACATCAAGGACGGCCACTGCGTCCGCCTGAAGCAGGGCGACATGCAGGCGGTGACCGTGTTCTCCGAGGATCCCGCCGCCATGGCGCAGCACTGGCTCGAGCGCGGCGCGGAGCGGCTGCACATCGTCGACCTGAACGGCGCGGTCGCCGGGCGGCCGAAGAACGAACTCGCCATCCGCGAGATCGTGAGCGTCGTCGGCGAGGAGATCCCGGTCCAGCTGGGCGGCGGCATCCGCGACCTCGACACGATCGAGCGCTACCTCGACGACGGCATCACCTACGTGGTGATCGGCACCGCCGCGGTGAAGAATCCGGGCTTCCTGCACGATGCGTGCTACGCGTTCCCCGGCCACATCATCGTCGGCCTCGACGCGCGCGACGGCAAGGTGGCGACCGACGGCTGGTCGAAGATGACCGGCCACGACGTGATCGACCTCGCCCGCAAGTTCGAGGACTACGGCGTCGAGGCGGTCGTCTACACCGACATCGGGCGCGACGGCATGCTGACCGGCATCAACGTCGAGGCGACGGTGCGGCTCGCGAAGGCGATCAAGGTGCCGGTGATCGCGTCCGGCGGCCTGTCCTCGCTCGACAACGTCCGCACGCTGATGAAGCACGAGGCCGACGGCATCGTCGGCGCGATCGCGGGCCGGGCGATCTACGAGGGCACGCTCGACTTCGCGCAGGCGGTCGAGGCGGGAAGGCAGAAGTCAGTTGACAGTTGA
- the hisF gene encoding imidazole glycerol phosphate synthase subunit HisF — protein sequence MLAKRIIPCLDVAAGRVVKGVNFVNLRDAGDPVEVARRYDEEGADELAFLDIRASIETRGLLCDMIEAVADQVFIPLTVGGGVNTIEDIRALLNAGADKVSINTAGVKRPEFIAEASARFGAQCVVAAIDAKQCAVDAWQVVIHGGRTPTGLDAIDWAREVASLGAGEILLTSMDRDGAKTGFDLKLTRAVADAVDVPVIASGGVGSLEHLVDGIVLGGADAVLAASIFHYGEYTIAQAKSAMRGAGIEVR from the coding sequence ATGCTGGCCAAACGGATCATCCCCTGCCTCGACGTCGCCGCCGGCCGCGTCGTGAAGGGCGTCAACTTCGTGAACCTGCGTGACGCGGGCGACCCGGTCGAAGTCGCGCGGCGCTACGACGAAGAGGGCGCGGACGAGCTCGCGTTCCTCGACATCCGCGCGAGCATCGAGACGCGCGGACTGCTGTGCGACATGATCGAGGCGGTCGCCGACCAGGTGTTCATCCCGCTGACCGTGGGCGGCGGCGTCAACACGATCGAGGACATCCGCGCGCTTCTGAACGCGGGCGCCGACAAGGTCAGCATCAACACGGCCGGCGTGAAGCGCCCCGAGTTCATCGCCGAGGCGTCGGCGCGCTTCGGCGCGCAGTGCGTGGTCGCGGCGATCGACGCGAAGCAATGCGCGGTGGACGCCTGGCAGGTCGTCATCCACGGCGGACGCACGCCGACCGGGCTCGACGCGATCGACTGGGCGCGGGAGGTCGCGTCGCTCGGCGCCGGCGAGATCCTGCTCACGAGCATGGACCGCGACGGCGCGAAGACCGGCTTCGACCTGAAGCTCACGCGCGCGGTGGCCGACGCGGTCGACGTTCCGGTCATCGCGTCGGGGGGCGTCGGGTCGCTCGAACATCTGGTCGACGGCATCGTCCTGGGGGGCGCGGACGCGGTGCTCGCCGCGTCGATCTTCCATTACGGCGAGTACACGATCGCGCAGGCGAAGTCCGCGATGCGCGGCGCGGGCATCGAGGTGCGATGA
- the hisI gene encoding phosphoribosyl-AMP cyclohydrolase, whose amino-acid sequence MSYLDAVRWNADGLVPAIAQDQATGRVLTLAWMNREALERTAATREAHYWSRSRGRLWRKGESSGHVQHVREIRLDCDEDAILIVVEQAGGIACHTGRARCFHQRLDDGAWRVDEPVLRDPKAIYGD is encoded by the coding sequence ATGAGCTATCTCGACGCCGTCCGCTGGAACGCCGACGGTCTCGTTCCCGCGATCGCCCAGGACCAGGCGACCGGGCGGGTGCTGACGCTCGCCTGGATGAACCGCGAGGCGCTCGAGCGCACCGCCGCCACGCGCGAGGCGCACTACTGGTCGCGTTCGCGGGGACGCCTGTGGCGCAAGGGCGAATCCTCGGGCCACGTCCAGCACGTGCGCGAGATCCGGCTCGACTGCGACGAGGACGCGATCCTCATCGTCGTCGAGCAGGCGGGCGGCATCGCCTGCCACACCGGCCGCGCGCGCTGCTTCCACCAGCGGCTCGACGACGGCGCGTGGCGCGTCGACGAACCGGTGCTGCGCGACCCGAAGGCGATCTATGGCGACTGA
- a CDS encoding phosphoribosyl-ATP diphosphatase, which yields MATDGTRADVLARLAATIESRRGADPASSYVASLLAKGRDAILKKIGEEATETVMASKDGVPSRVAAEMADLWFHCLVLLAHHGLSPDDVLEELERREGRSGHDEKASRR from the coding sequence ATGGCGACTGACGGCACGCGCGCGGACGTTCTCGCGCGCCTGGCGGCGACGATCGAGTCGCGCCGCGGCGCGGATCCGGCATCGTCCTATGTCGCTAGCCTTCTCGCGAAGGGCCGCGACGCGATCCTGAAGAAGATCGGCGAGGAGGCGACCGAAACGGTCATGGCGTCGAAGGACGGCGTCCCCTCGCGTGTCGCCGCGGAGATGGCGGACCTCTGGTTCCATTGCCTCGTGCTGCTCGCGCATCACGGACTCTCGCCCGATGACGTGCTCGAGGAACTCGAGCGGCGCGAGGGCCGCTCCGGACACGACGAGAAGGCCTCGCGGCGCTGA
- a CDS encoding histidine triad nucleotide-binding protein, whose protein sequence is MHDPDCIFCKIVAGRIPCRKAHEDGEVLAFHDIQPQAPVHVLLIPKKHIATLYDAAPADEALLGRMLALAPSIAKAQGANDGFRVIVNTGRVGNQEVQHVHLHVIGGPDPLGRMLPRKEP, encoded by the coding sequence ATGCACGATCCGGACTGCATCTTCTGCAAGATCGTCGCCGGCAGGATTCCCTGCCGGAAAGCGCACGAGGACGGCGAGGTCCTGGCGTTCCACGACATCCAGCCGCAGGCGCCGGTGCATGTGCTGTTGATCCCGAAGAAGCACATCGCGACGCTGTACGATGCGGCGCCCGCCGACGAGGCGCTCCTGGGGCGCATGCTGGCGCTGGCGCCCTCGATCGCGAAGGCGCAGGGCGCGAACGACGGGTTCCGGGTCATCGTGAACACCGGACGCGTCGGCAATCAGGAAGTGCAGCACGTTCATCTGCACGTGATCGGGGGGCCGGACCCGCTGGGCCGGATGCTCCCCCGCAAGGAACCGTAA
- the tatA gene encoding Sec-independent protein translocase subunit TatA has product MGGLSIWHWLIVLLVVVLIFGTKKLRNIGQDLGGAVKGFKEGVKGAEDDANAAKSAAADATNPAKLGGQTLEGEVRKETTTRS; this is encoded by the coding sequence ATGGGCGGTCTCTCGATCTGGCACTGGCTGATCGTGCTTCTGGTCGTCGTGCTGATCTTCGGCACGAAGAAGCTTCGCAATATCGGGCAGGACCTCGGTGGCGCGGTCAAGGGTTTCAAGGAAGGCGTGAAGGGCGCCGAGGACGACGCGAACGCCGCGAAGTCGGCGGCCGCCGACGCCACGAACCCGGCGAAGCTCGGCGGACAGACCCTCGAAGGCGAGGTCCGCAAGGAAACGACGACCCGGTCGTAG
- the tatB gene encoding twin-arginine translocase subunit TatB — MFDIGFSEIVVIAVVALIVLGPERLPKAARTLGHLFGRLQRYVNEVKSDISREMELEELRKVQQEVKSAAREFEQSVTTAAQDVESGVRDVERQLNTAGETPTAEPQPSSDPAPPAVTAGVEAPAGEPARQPSLPGFDRI, encoded by the coding sequence ATGTTCGACATCGGCTTCTCCGAAATCGTCGTCATCGCCGTCGTGGCGCTGATCGTGCTCGGCCCCGAGCGTCTGCCCAAGGCCGCGCGCACGCTCGGCCACCTGTTCGGGCGGCTGCAGCGCTACGTGAACGAGGTGAAGTCGGACATCAGCCGCGAGATGGAGCTGGAGGAACTGAGGAAGGTGCAGCAGGAGGTCAAGTCCGCGGCGCGCGAATTCGAGCAGTCGGTCACGACCGCCGCGCAGGACGTCGAGAGCGGCGTGCGCGACGTCGAGCGCCAGCTCAACACGGCGGGAGAGACCCCGACGGCCGAGCCGCAGCCTTCCTCCGATCCGGCACCGCCCGCCGTGACGGCGGGCGTCGAGGCGCCCGCGGGCGAACCCGCGCGCCAGCCGAGCCTGCCCGGCTTCGATCGGATCTGA
- the tatC gene encoding twin-arginine translocase subunit TatC, translating into MSEPADATQQETFISHLVELRDRLLRAIIAVVVVMLALFPWAKDIYALLARPLLAVLPHGATMIATDVTGTFLVPLKVTAMAAFVLALPYVLWQAWAFVAPGLYHHEKRLALPVIVSSVVFFAVGMAFAYFFVFPVAFGFFAGYAPAGVQMMTDIDKYLSFVLTMFIAFGLTFETPVVVIVLVRLRIVSLEKLRAARPYVIVGAFVIGAIFTPPDVVSQLMLAIPLWVLFELGLVLARIIGTGAAPVGDEAA; encoded by the coding sequence TTGAGCGAGCCCGCCGACGCCACGCAGCAGGAGACGTTCATCTCGCACCTGGTCGAGCTGCGCGACCGGCTGCTGCGCGCGATCATCGCCGTCGTCGTCGTGATGCTGGCGCTGTTCCCGTGGGCGAAGGACATCTACGCGCTGCTCGCGCGGCCGCTCCTCGCGGTGCTGCCGCACGGCGCGACGATGATCGCCACCGACGTCACCGGCACCTTCCTCGTGCCGCTCAAGGTGACCGCGATGGCCGCGTTCGTGCTGGCGCTGCCCTACGTGCTGTGGCAGGCGTGGGCGTTCGTCGCGCCCGGCCTCTACCACCACGAGAAGCGGCTCGCGCTGCCGGTGATCGTGTCGTCGGTGGTGTTCTTCGCGGTCGGGATGGCGTTCGCGTACTTCTTCGTGTTCCCGGTCGCGTTCGGCTTCTTCGCCGGCTACGCGCCCGCGGGCGTGCAGATGATGACCGACATCGACAAGTACCTGTCGTTCGTGCTGACGATGTTCATCGCGTTCGGACTCACGTTCGAGACGCCGGTCGTCGTCATCGTGCTCGTGCGCCTGCGCATCGTGTCGCTCGAGAAGCTCCGGGCGGCGCGCCCCTACGTGATCGTCGGCGCGTTCGTGATCGGCGCGATCTTCACGCCGCCCGACGTGGTCTCGCAGCTCATGCTCGCGATCCCGCTGTGGGTGCTCTTCGAACTGGGACTCGTGCTCGCGCGGATCATCGGGACCGGCGCCGCGCCGGTCGGCGACGAAGCGGCGTAG